The following proteins come from a genomic window of Rutidosis leptorrhynchoides isolate AG116_Rl617_1_P2 chromosome 10, CSIRO_AGI_Rlap_v1, whole genome shotgun sequence:
- the LOC139870855 gene encoding phospholipase A(1) DAD1, chloroplastic-like, giving the protein MKLTFKPPFRFKLTVIPPQEPLYRYYFTILNNTISTPTIKTNKPPNKWERLLVDFDQNHQARPPNQLSKRWLEYHGIKNWEGLLDPLDEGLRGEIIRYGSFVEAAYQSFNFDPSSSTYGACRYRKSKMLEWSGVVGCGYRVTKNLFATSSIPLPRWLEKMPRWMQVQSSWIGYVAVCEDENEISRLGRRDIVVALRGTATCLEWLENLRATLTHCNVNNKSDVKQELMVEIGVLSLYTSGTTTCPSLQHSLQKEVLRLLKMYGDDQPLSLTITGHSLGASLAILAAYDINTTIKHSPHLSVISFGGPRVGNPSFRQHLEKQGIKILRIVNSDDLITKVPGFFVEDHDGKSHKQNDRVTYITEWIKMLVKDSRWVYANIGHELRLSSRDSLQLNSINIATCHDLKTYLHLVNGFVSSTCPFRAGARKMLKKASTISSLK; this is encoded by the coding sequence ATGAAACTTACTTTTAAACCACCATTTCGTTTCAAATTAACGGTTATACCACCACAAGAACCATTATACCGTTACTATTTCACCATTCTCAATAATACAATTAGTACTCCAACAATCAAAACTAATAAACCTCCCAATAAATGGGAAAGATtgctcgttgactttgaccaaaatcATCAAGCTCGACCTCCAAATCAACTAAGCAAAAGATGGTTGGAGTACCACGGTATCAAAAACTGGGAAGGCTTGTTGGACCCACTCGATGAAGGTCTACGTGGCGAGATCATACGCTACGGCAGCTTCGTCGAGGCAGCCTACCAATCATTTAATTTCGATCCTTCTTCTTCAACTTATGGTGCATGTCGCTATAGGAAAAGTAAAATGTTGGAATGGTCCGGGGTTGTTGGATGTGGATATCGAGTAACGAAGAATTTATTTGCTACTTCATCGATCCCATTGCCACGTTGGTTAGAGAAGATGCCACGTTGGATGCAAGTGCAGTCCAGCTGGATAGGCTATGTGGCGGTTTGTGAAGACGAAAATGAAATTTCTAGGCTTGGGAGACGGGATATAGTCGTCGCGCTTCGTGGTACTGCTACTTGTTTGGAGTGGCTCGAGAATCTTCGAGCCACCCTCACTCACTGCAATGTAAATAACAAAAGTGATGTAAAACAAGAACTCATGGTGGAAATCGGGGTTTTAAGCTTGTATACCTCGGGCACAACAACGTGCCCAAGTTTACAACATTCATTACAAAAGGAAGTTTTAAGATTACTGAAAATGTACGGTGATGATCAGCCATTAAGTCTGACCATCACCGGACATTCTCTAGGAGCTTCTTTAGCTATTTTAGCAGCTTACGATATAAATACGACAATCAAACACTCACCTCATCTCTCAGTCATCTCGTTTGGAGGACCCAGGGTTGGCAATCCAAGTTTTCGCCAACATTTAGAAAAACAAGGAATAAAGATTCTCCGTATAGTGAACTCGGACGACCTAATCACAAAAGTACCCGGTTTTTTCGTTGAAGACCATGATGGTAAGTCTCACAAGCAGAATGATCGTGTGACATACATAACCGAATGGATAAAAATGCTCGTTAAAGATAGCCGTTGGGTTTATGCTAACATAGGGCATGAATTACGGTTAAGTAGTCGAGACTCATTACAATTAAACAGTATAAACATTGCAACATGTCATGATCTTAAAACTTATCTCCACCTTGTAAATGGTTTTGTGAGTTCGACATGTCCATTTAGGGCTGGTGCAAGGAAAATGCTCAAGAAAGCTTCCACTATCTCTTctttaaaataa